In a single window of the Gossypium hirsutum isolate 1008001.06 chromosome A13, Gossypium_hirsutum_v2.1, whole genome shotgun sequence genome:
- the LOC107893926 gene encoding probable inactive purple acid phosphatase 2, with product MNMILLFFFLPLISQVRPEPILTVNPKTLSKSGNSVHIQWSGIESPSKLDWLGLYSPPDSPHDNFIGYKFLSSSSSTWESGAGSISLPLTSLRSNYSFRIFRWTESEVNPEIHDQDHNPLPGTKHLLAESETVGFELGRGPGQIHLSLTGREREMRVMFVAEDPEERQVRYGEKEGEWEGDVAVARVGRYEREDMCHAPANESVGWRDPGWIFDAVMSGLKGGVKYYYQVGSESKGWSTTHSFVSWDKSSNETIAFLFGDMGTATPYLTFSRTQDESISTIKWILRDLEALGDKPTFISHIGDISYARGYSWLWDEFFNLIEPVASKVPYLVCIGNHEYDWPSQPWKPDWANLIYGTDGGGECGVPYSLRFNMPGNSSEPTGTRAPATRNLYYSFDMGPVHFVYMSTETNFLPGSSQYDFLKHDLESVDRMKTPFVVVQGHRPMYTTSFESRDAPLREKMLEHLEPLFVKNNVNLALWGHVHRYERFCPLKNFTCGSMGQKGKDWEAFPVHVVIGMAGQDWQPTWEPRPDHPHDPVYPQPKRSLYRTGEFGYTRLIATKEKLTLSLVGNHDGEVHDMVEILASGQVLNGGDDNNGKVGAVHKVDDVTRYSFSHYVWGGSVLVLGGFVGYVLGFVSHAMRQIATERGWTSLKTEEQ from the exons ATGAATATGATCTtgcttttcttcttccttcctttaATCTCTCAAGTCCGACCCGAACCCATCCTCACCGTCAACCCCAAAACTCTTTCTAAATCGGGTAATTCGGTTCACATCCAATGGTCCGGCATCGAGTCACCGTCCAAGCTCGACTGGCTCGGTCTCTACTCGCCCCCCGACTCACCCCACGACAACTTCATCGGTTACAAGTtcctttcatcttcttcctcaactTGGGAATCTGGAGCGGGCTCCATTTCTCTCCCCCTCACCTCCCTCCGCTCTAACTACTCCTTCCGGATCTTCCGCTGGACCGAATCCGAGGTCAACCCGGAAATCCACGACCAGGATCATAATCCCCTCCCGGGCACGAAGCACTTGTTGGCGGAATCCGAGACGGTGGGTTTCGAATTGGGTCGTGGGCCGGGGCAGATCCACTTGTCGTTGACCGGTCGGGAAAGGGAGATGCGGGTGATGTTCGTTGCGGAGGACCCGGAGGAGAGGCAGGTGAGGTACGGAGAGAAGGAAGGAGAGTGGGAAGGTGACGTAGCGGTGGCACGTGTGGGGAGGTACGAGAGGGAAGACATGTGTCACGCGCCGGCCAATGAGAGCGTTGGTTGGAGAGATCCTGGTTGGATATTTGACGCTGTCATGTCGGGTTTAAAGGGTGGGGTGAAATACTATTATCAG GTTGGAAGCGAGTCTAAAGGTTGGAGCACGACACATAGCTTTGTGTCATGGGACAAAAGTTCAAATGAAACAATAGCCTTCCTATTTGGAGACATGGGGACTGCTACACCCTACTTAACCTTTAGTCGCACACAAGATGAAAGCATATCAACCATTAAGTGGATCCTGCGTGACCTTGAAGCTCTTGGAGATAAGCCTACTTTCATTTCCCATATCGGGGATATCAGCTATGCAAGAGGCTATTCATGGTTGTGGGATGAATTTTTCAACTTAATTGAGCCTGTTGCCTCCAAGGTGCCGTATCTTGTGTGCATTGGCAATCATGAATATGATTGGCCTTCACAGCCTTGGAAACCTGACTGGGCCAATTTAATTTATGGAACTGATGGAGGTGGTGAATGTGGGGTTCCCTACAGCCTTAGATTCAATATGCCTGGCAACTCTTCAGAACCAACTGGAACCCGTGCTCCAGCCACCCGAAACCTTTACTACTCATTTGATATGGGGCCAGTTCATTTTGTGTACATGTCAACCGAGACCAATTTCCTTCCGGGAAGCAGCCAATATGACTTTCTGAAGCATGATCTAGAGTCGGTTGATCGGATGAAGACCCCTTTTGTTGTAGTTCAAGGGCATAGACCAATGTACACTACAAGTTTCGAAAGTAGGGACGCCCCATTGAGAGAGAAAATGCTTGAGCATTTGGAACCTTTATTTGTGAAAAACAATGTGAACCTTGCATTATGGGGCCATGTTCATCGGTACGAGAGGTTTTGTCCATTGAAGAACTTCACATGTGGAAGCATGGGGCAGAAGGGGAAGGATTGGGAGGCATTTCCAGTTCATGTTGTGATTGGGATGGCAGGACAAGACTGGCAACCAACATGGGAACCTCGACCAGACCATCCACACGATCCCGTCTACCCACAACCCAAGAGGTCTTTGTACCGCACAGGCGAGTTTGGGTACACTAGATTAATTGCTACAAAAGAGAAACTTACACTATCGTTGGTAGGAAACCATGACGGGGAGGTGCATGACATGGTTGAGATTTTGGCATCTGGGCAAGTTCTCAATGGTGGTGATGATAACAATGGTAAAGTCGGAGCAGTCCATAAGGTTGATGATGTGACACGGTACTCATTTTCACACTATGTCTGGGGTGGTAGTGTCTTGGTGCTTGGTGGTTTTGTTGGCTATGTTCTGGGTTTCGTTTCACATGCTATGAGACAAATTGCAACAGAAAGAGGCTGGACTTCCTTGAAAACCGAGGAGCAATGA